The sequence agagaagaaagccgAGATGCTTACAGGTACCTGGCTGGAGAGGGCGAAGGTGCTGGCTGGGCTCTTCTTCTTGCTGTTGCTATTGTTGGTATTGCCGCCCCCCGAGCTCATGGTGCTGCCCCCTGACATCTTCCGTTTCCGCCGTTTGCTAGGCTGCTGCCGTGCGGGCTCCGCTGTGCCAGGGAAAGGAGACTCAGGTGGGAGAGGGCCCTGGGCCCCCTATTCTCCATTCTGGCTCCTAAGAAGCATGAGCCTACCCTGATCCCAATCTTGTAGACCCAGGAAcaaggaaggggcagggggaACTTCATAAGGAGACAAAGATACAGCCTTGGGAAGTGGTGTCAGATCCCGGTAAGAGACAGTGCAAGGCACTCACCGGGGGGTGCTACCATGCGCTGCCACTTCTGGAAAAGGCAGGTCTTGAGGCAGTCGCGGGGGCTGAGGCTGTAGGTCTTGTGGCGGGACATGAGCTCCTGCATGGGCTCAAGTATCACACAGAGCTGAGGGTAGACCAAGAGGTGGCTTGTTAGGGGAAGAGACACAGAATCGGGACCACATGGGATGGGGCAGAAAATGGGTAATCAGAGACTCACTCGGAGGTAGTTGAGAGTGGAATTGGACAGCCCACATCGGGTGATGTTTTTAGAGAGCTGATCCAACATCTGGGGGTCCTGGGCCTagagagggagaaaagacaaGAACACTGACACCTGGGTTGCCTCTGCTCACCTGCCCTATCATCTGAGCATTATGACCCTCCTGACAGAGAAGAGGGGCTAGTATGAaacccatttttcaaatgaagaaacctTAACCTTCTGTTTAAGGTCACAGTTAGGAAATGGCGGACCTCATTCCACCCTTCCCACTGCCTGCTTTCACCCTCGCATCCTGGGTCCTGCCCACAACTCACATGCATGGCAAGGATGCTGCGGGGGATGAGCTCTCGGTGCTGCCGGATGCTGAAGTGCCATGTCTTTATCCGCATCATGTCGTCAAACATGAATTCCAGGTACAAGCGGCCCTCCACACACACCTGGGGACAGGCTTGTCAtaaccctgccccctccccatgtGCCATACCTCAAAGTGTGCCTGTTACAGTCCTCCCTTTTGCTCACAACTCTCCCACTGCATACACTTTTGCCAGCTGCACATAACTATCATAGCACTCCCTGACCCCATATACCTGTCACATCCCTGgcctttaaaacacacacatagaaaAGCTTAACAGACCTTTGTCCTCTCCCCATGTAGCTAGTGATACACCCATCTGCTATAAGCTCTATGAGGGAAGGCTCTTATTCACTCGTGTACCCCTGGGGCCCAGAAAACTGTCACATACAAAATCAATAAACGTTTACTGAATGTTGCAGCATGTGGGCCCTCCCTTCTTATTTTGCCACTGCCCATTATGCCTGCCCGGCGAACAGCTGTGAGTACATATTGGGACAGAGGAAGGGAATCAAACACAGGTGCCTCAGTATTTCACATCCAGCTGGGTTGCTGACCTGGGTGAACATGGGCTTGCCATGCTGGGTCACCATGCTGCCCTGGTCACAGTCGAGGGACACAAAGTTGCTGTGGAATGCCTCCTTGGGGTGCTTAAGCACATAGTACAGCTCTGTAGCACCCCCCTCAAAGATGCTGCGGAAGTAGCGTGGGATCAGGGTCCGGCCAATGGCTGTAGAGATGGGACAAACTCTTCAGGACAGAGGGACCACAAAAGAGGCCACGCAGATGCCTCCCCTGCCAAGAAAGATCCCTTGGCACTTCTAGACCTTAGAACCATACAGGAGCTATATACTCTCACAATAGGACCCCCAGAAGCCACTCACTATATCTCTTTGGTCCATCCTCCAGGCAGAAAGTGATGGTCAACATGGCATCATCCTCAAAGAACTCAGTTGTGAAAGCATCCCACCAGAGATTGTCACACTCCTAGGGAACACAGGGAGGTCTGTGTTTACGTATCACAAGATATCCCAAAGGGGTGCCCAAATAGccctccagctcccagccccTTTTCCCTTGGCCATACCTCCGTCCAGTTCTGGAGCCGTTTGTTAAGCTCAAATATTCTGTAATCAGTTTGGTTGCCATATGGTGTGTGCCTCCTGGGGGAAGTGAAGGAAGGAGGTCACTAGGAGCAgagtctcccctctccccccacctctgccttcaCCCAACAGAAAGCACCTTCCTCCCCACTGGACTCCACTTACCCAATCCCAGGCTCCAGGTATGTAGGCGGGTACATGGGAGTTGGGCTGTGTAAGGGAAGATGCCATGAGAATGGGGGTGGAAGACAGGAATTATTTGGGGAGGGGTCACTCCTTTCCCTTTCCAGGCAGGGTCCCACCTGGAGAAGGGTTAGGACGTGGGCAAGAGACTCACCCCACATCCCGATCCAGCATGGTGCCGGGATGGAAGGGGGGGAAGGCGTTGCCGTTCGGGGGCTCCTTCGGCGAGTACAGCTTGAATGACTTTGAGGAACAAcctagaagagaagaaaggatctCCCTGAACTGAACCCCTGTTGGGAGCTCTCCTGGAAGCCTGCTAGACTGTGAGGACAGGGACTGGTCTTATGGAGCCCCCTGGCCTGACTGCAACAAGAGAGTGGTGGACTGGGGAGGGGCCCGGGAGCACCAACCTCTCCTTTTAAATTTGGGTCCAATCTCATTTTATTAAGAAACTAGGAGTACTCAGCCCATACCCAAGTCCCCACTTCTTAACTTGGCTGAGCCCTGGatgacagaagaggaaatgaaccCGAGAAGAAATGTCAATGTATCATAGATAAATATCCAAACTTAGAAATCTAATTTTTATAACCCCCCTTTTTATCTACATAGTTTCATTCCATCATCACAACAACCTTGTGAGGTAGCAGGGTTGAATATaacactcccattttacagatgaggcaactgagggcTCAAAGGAACTTGCCAAGATCATAAAGCTAGTAACTGGCAGAGCCAGCACTTGAGCTCAGATCTTCTAATTCCCACATCCTAACACTATTTCTACCATCTGACCCCTCTATTGCCCTCTAGAGACCAAGGTAGGGCAGGAGAAAGGGGGATTTTGTGAactctctgcccctcctccacccccagggtCTCAGGAGAGCAGGGGATAGAAAGATAAAGGGGGGTGGGTGCCTGTTGGGTGCAACCCACCAGATAACCAGTTGGGCCTTCTGCCTCCCCACCAACGGCCACTCCCTTATcagcccagcccccacacccACCATGGGTAGAGTATTGTCTCCAAACCAGAAACCCAAAGCCTCAACCCCTTTTCTCTTCCGAGACTTGCAGTGAGGGAGGGAAGTAGATGAGCCTCCATTGGATCCTACTCTACTTACAAACAGAAAATAGGGGGCCCGGCAAGGAGGCTATGTTCTAGGGGGCTCAGTCTAGGTAGCAAGTGGAAACTAGACAGGGATCTCTGTTGTGTGTATCTGCATGTGCATGTGTCCCCTCTTCTACCTCATCTAGCAGCATACATTTCCTGGCATACCATTTCCTGACTGGAGGAAGTGCTAAATTCATAGCTGGGTATGAGCCAGGTATCCTTGCAACTCTATGTTTCCCTTCCCCACAAGataggaggggaaactgaggcacacaccCAAAGATTCTGATCCCAACCATATTTACTTCCTTAGGTCTCAAAAACTTGATTGCATTTGGAAGGGTAACTATATTGGCTACGTCTGAGCCCCCTCCCCAATTTAGATACAAAATCTATTTTGTTCCTTGAGGGAAAGAGACAAAAGACGACCCTGTGCCAACATGTGTCATTTAATTCTCTCCCCAGGGCCCCCTCCTCACAATGTAGGCAAAAGGAGGGTCCCAGAGGGGCCCAGACTGCACAGTCCCGGAAGGTGCCAAGAGCCAGAGACAGTGTGTGCCTGCACACACGTGTGCCCCATCCTGCCTAGCAGGCTTCCACCCTCAGCTCGCCCCAACATGCCTATCAAGGGCTGGAACCCAGCAGCCTCCGGcaggatcaaggtgccagcaacaGGCCTTCACTGCACGTCCACATGTTCCAAGAACAGCACA comes from Eulemur rufifrons isolate Redbay chromosome 28, OSU_ERuf_1, whole genome shotgun sequence and encodes:
- the LDB1 gene encoding LIM domain-binding protein 1 isoform X2, encoding MSVGCACPGCSSKSFKLYSPKEPPNGNAFPPFHPGTMLDRDVGPTPMYPPTYLEPGIGRHTPYGNQTDYRIFELNKRLQNWTEECDNLWWDAFTTEFFEDDAMLTITFCLEDGPKRYTIGRTLIPRYFRSIFEGGATELYYVLKHPKEAFHSNFVSLDCDQGSMVTQHGKPMFTQVCVEGRLYLEFMFDDMMRIKTWHFSIRQHRELIPRSILAMHAQDPQMLDQLSKNITRCGLSNSTLNYLRLCVILEPMQELMSRHKTYSLSPRDCLKTCLFQKWQRMVAPPAEPARQQPSKRRKRKMSGGSTMSSGGGNTNNSNSKKKSPASTFALSSQDVMVVGEPTLMGGEFGDEDERLITRLENTQFDAANGIDDEDSFNNSPALGANSPWNSKPPSSQESKSENPTSQASQ
- the LDB1 gene encoding LIM domain-binding protein 1 isoform X3; protein product: MLDRDVGPTPMYPPTYLEPGIGRHTPYGNQTDYRIFELNKRLQNWTEECDNLWWDAFTTEFFEDDAMLTITFCLEDGPKRYTIGRTLIPRYFRSIFEGGATELYYVLKHPKEAFHSNFVSLDCDQGSMVTQHGKPMFTQVCVEGRLYLEFMFDDMMRIKTWHFSIRQHRELIPRSILAMHAQDPQMLDQLSKNITRCGLSNSTLNYLRLCVILEPMQELMSRHKTYSLSPRDCLKTCLFQKWQRMVAPPAEPARQQPSKRRKRKMSGGSTMSSGGGNTNNSNSKKKSPASTFALSSQVPDVMVVGEPTLMGGEFGDEDERLITRLENTQFDAANGIDDEDSFNNSPALGANSPWNSKPPSSQESKSENPTSQASQ
- the LDB1 gene encoding LIM domain-binding protein 1 isoform X1; translated protein: MSVGCACPGCSSKSFKLYSPKEPPNGNAFPPFHPGTMLDRDVGPTPMYPPTYLEPGIGRHTPYGNQTDYRIFELNKRLQNWTEECDNLWWDAFTTEFFEDDAMLTITFCLEDGPKRYTIGRTLIPRYFRSIFEGGATELYYVLKHPKEAFHSNFVSLDCDQGSMVTQHGKPMFTQVCVEGRLYLEFMFDDMMRIKTWHFSIRQHRELIPRSILAMHAQDPQMLDQLSKNITRCGLSNSTLNYLRLCVILEPMQELMSRHKTYSLSPRDCLKTCLFQKWQRMVAPPAEPARQQPSKRRKRKMSGGSTMSSGGGNTNNSNSKKKSPASTFALSSQVPDVMVVGEPTLMGGEFGDEDERLITRLENTQFDAANGIDDEDSFNNSPALGANSPWNSKPPSSQESKSENPTSQASQ